GGGAGATGCTCGCGCGGCGCGCGCGGCGCGACAGATTACCCATGATCTTGGCGGTCGCGTGGTCAAAATATCGGTCGCGCGCAAGCCGCTTTACCACGCGCTCGGAGCATTTACCTCGCCCCTGATCGTGGCCACCATAGCAGCGGCGGAGCGATTGGCGAGGAAGGTCGGATTGGACAAAGCTACTGCGCAAGCGACGGTCGGGCCCATCCTGCAGCAGACCGTGCGCAATTATCTGAAGCAAGGGACGGCGGGCGCGTTCAGCGGCCCGTTGGTTCGCGGCGACGTCGAAACGGTGAAGCGACACTTAAAGGTATTGCAGGCGGACGCGGAGGCGAGGGCGGCATACGTGGCCCTGGCGAGGAGCGCAATGAAGAGCTTGCCGGTCAAGAACAAGAAAGAGATTCGCAGGCTGCTGAAGAAACACAGTGGCTAAGGGCCGATAACAAACAGATCTCTCGCTGCGCTCGGGATGACGGTCAACGGGGCGCCTCGAAGCGGTAACCGGTTCCGCGCACGGTTTTCAGGTAACGGGGCTCGTCGGGATTGCTTTCGATTTTTTCGCGTAGGCGGCGGACATATACGTCCACCGAACGGGGCGTGACGAACGCGGTATCGCGCCAGACGGCATCGAGCAGTTGATCGCGAGTGAAGACGCGCCCGGCGTGACGCGCGAAATAATCGAGCAGGCGAAATTCGGTGGCGGTGGTGGCAACATTGTCGCCGCGGACGGTGAGGGTCATGGCGCTGGAGTCAATACAAATGTCGCCGACCTGGTGCGCGCCCGAGGGCAGCGGAGGCTCGAAGCGCCGAAGCACGGCGCGGACGCGGGCGACAAGTTCGCGCGGGCTGAAAGGCTTGATGATGTAGTCGTCAGCGCCA
The genomic region above belongs to Terriglobales bacterium and contains:
- a CDS encoding DUF2520 domain-containing protein codes for the protein MRTRKPTIAIIGPGNLGSAMARALHAAGYRVTEIVHHGKNSARRARTLAREVKARVVHASEASPAADIAWICVGDSAIAACAAELAKRGGWRGKLAFHSSGALGSRELKALQKAGTAVASVHPMMTFVRDATPELKGVTFAIEGDARAARAARQITHDLGGRVVKISVARKPLYHALGAFTSPLIVATIAAAERLARKVGLDKATAQATVGPILQQTVRNYLKQGTAGAFSGPLVRGDVETVKRHLKVLQADAEARAAYVALARSAMKSLPVKNKKEIRRLLKKHSG
- a CDS encoding response regulator transcription factor, whose translation is MKQQIFVVEDDADILRLVRHHLEAAGYLVRSFSATTGVLADAARYHPALFLLDIMVPGGSGLGLCEQIRGSETLAATPIIFLTAKAGESDRVRGFELGADDYIIKPFSPRELVARVRAVLRRFEPPLPSGAHQVGDICIDSSAMTLTVRGDNVATTATEFRLLDYFARHAGRVFTRDQLLDAVWRDTAFVTPRSVDVYVRRLREKIESNPDEPRYLKTVRGTGYRFEAPR